In Granulicella sibirica, the following proteins share a genomic window:
- a CDS encoding PQQ-dependent sugar dehydrogenase produces the protein MNTGQVRDNGVVIAAPTLTPDDEHVEHVTTILRVTPSLLQTSHYGCRLMFGRGGFLYISLGEHFFCPTRCDAQSLFSYMGKILRVTLEGKAKPGNPSDRDQQAENHPIAAVWSYGHRNPQGLTINPATGDLWESEHGPDGGDEINLIRAGSNYGWPVIAYGTNYDKTRIDGHLQSEDRANYLHANHEAANGLTSADGMEQPVYYWDPTIAPSGMTFYDGKIVSEWTNNLFVAALAGEHISRLVLDGTKVVGEERLLLEQHQRMRDVQEGPDGALWAIKDSANGRLIRIAPEGR, from the coding sequence GTGAACACCGGACAGGTGAGGGACAACGGCGTCGTCATCGCAGCGCCGACGCTTACCCCTGACGATGAGCATGTGGAGCACGTCACGACAATTTTGCGCGTTACCCCGTCCCTTCTGCAGACCTCGCACTACGGTTGCCGGCTAATGTTCGGCAGAGGCGGCTTTCTCTACATCTCGCTGGGTGAGCATTTCTTTTGCCCCACCCGATGCGATGCCCAATCGTTGTTTTCGTACATGGGTAAGATCCTGCGCGTGACGCTAGAGGGCAAAGCAAAACCAGGAAATCCATCCGATCGGGACCAGCAGGCCGAAAATCACCCCATCGCCGCAGTCTGGTCTTATGGTCATCGCAATCCACAAGGGCTGACGATCAACCCTGCAACCGGTGACCTGTGGGAGAGCGAGCATGGTCCTGATGGAGGCGATGAAATCAACCTCATTCGCGCCGGCAGCAACTATGGCTGGCCTGTGATTGCCTATGGAACGAACTATGACAAAACGCGGATTGACGGGCATCTGCAAAGCGAAGACCGCGCCAATTACCTCCACGCGAACCATGAAGCTGCCAACGGCCTGACCTCTGCAGACGGCATGGAACAGCCTGTCTACTATTGGGACCCAACCATTGCGCCAAGTGGCATGACGTTCTACGACGGCAAGATAGTCTCGGAATGGACCAACAATCTATTCGTTGCAGCACTGGCAGGCGAGCACATCAGCAGGCTTGTTCTTGACGGCACAAAGGTTGTGGGAGAAGAGCGCCTTCTGCTGGAACAACACCAGCGTATGCGGGACGTGCAGGAAGGGCCTGACGGTGCTCTGTGGGCAATTAAGGACAGTGCTAACGGTCGGCTCATCCGCATTGCTCCAGAAGGGCGATAG
- a CDS encoding PQQ-dependent sugar dehydrogenase produces the protein MGNRVSTRRKDPGEGEGRHHACGGQQDGTVEKSVVGLPPVHHGGDAGLPDVALDPHFPENRTIYFRTWSRGVIPITARSKEM, from the coding sequence GTGGGGAATCGCGTTTCTACCCGACGGAAAGATCCTGGTGAAGGAGAAGGTCGGCACCATGCGTGTGGTGGACAGCAAGACGGAACGGTTGAAAAGAGCGTCGTAGGTTTGCCGCCGGTGCACCACGGCGGAGATGCCGGACTGCCGGATGTGGCGCTGGATCCGCACTTTCCGGAGAATCGGACCATCTATTTTCGTACGTGGAGCCGAGGAGTGATCCCTATAACAGCCCGGTCCAAGGAAATGTGA
- a CDS encoding PQQ-dependent sugar dehydrogenase, protein MPPVSGQPLETRPPIGRGQVPAFAGQTRAPAVVTRAHYAAKVMTTGLNQPWGIAFLPDGKILVKEKVGTMRVVDSKTERLKRAS, encoded by the coding sequence GTGCCGCCCGTCTCGGGACAGCCGCTGGAGACGCGGCCGCCCATCGGCAGGGGACAGGTGCCCGCCTTTGCAGGACAGACGCGGGCGCCCGCAGTGGTCACAAGGGCGCACTACGCGGCGAAGGTGATGACGACAGGATTGAACCAGCCGTGGGGAATCGCGTTTCTACCCGACGGAAAGATCCTGGTGAAGGAGAAGGTCGGCACCATGCGTGTGGTGGACAGCAAGACGGAACGGTTGAAAAGAGCGTCGTAG
- a CDS encoding family 43 glycosylhydrolase, which produces MRSKTFLAKDPFWTRRQFVQMGGLAVTAGVATSWPALSFASSLPSHPAGTYSNPVIAGDHPDAGAIRVGNDYYLVHTTDHFSPGLLIWHSRDLVHWKAAGAALDAYYGAVWAPFLCEYKGLFYIYYPCDGKIFVVQAPHPLGPWSKPVSLGIGGIDPTHGATPEGRRVLYLAGGGMAELSDDGLSVKAPPRKVLSAWTIPENWQVECECLEAPKLLFHSGYYHLTVAEGGTSGPPTSHMVLSARSRNIDGPWEWSPHNPIVHTGSSAETWWSQGHGRLVDDADGSWWMTYHSYRNGAQNLGRQVLLLPMEWTEDDWYKVRDDVSAGNPIPKAHLEPGPSADTAGAFSGTALDLQWQFWKGYDLNRVRLADGSLTLAAHGDSIQTTSPLTRAATHPSYTVEVDIEITPGCEAGLILFYDSTHLCGLRLTSDPNTRSPGKTFLVNGGRATLRIVKTDQVADFYYHLQDGPNAGKWTHIRDSLDVTTYQQNAIGGFLDLRPALYACGTGSATFRNWKYQPK; this is translated from the coding sequence ATGCGTTCTAAGACTTTTTTGGCAAAGGACCCATTCTGGACGCGCCGGCAGTTCGTTCAGATGGGAGGGTTAGCCGTAACCGCGGGTGTGGCCACGTCGTGGCCGGCACTTTCGTTTGCATCGTCACTGCCATCGCATCCTGCCGGGACCTATAGCAACCCGGTGATCGCGGGTGACCATCCCGATGCGGGTGCTATCCGCGTCGGCAATGACTACTACCTGGTCCATACCACTGACCACTTCTCGCCGGGCCTGCTCATCTGGCACTCACGCGATCTGGTGCACTGGAAGGCTGCGGGAGCGGCGCTCGATGCCTACTATGGAGCCGTCTGGGCGCCCTTCCTGTGCGAATACAAAGGGTTGTTTTACATCTACTATCCCTGCGACGGCAAAATCTTCGTCGTCCAGGCACCGCATCCGTTGGGACCATGGAGCAAGCCAGTCTCCCTCGGTATCGGCGGGATCGATCCCACACACGGTGCCACTCCGGAAGGCCGCCGTGTCCTCTATCTGGCGGGCGGAGGGATGGCAGAGCTTTCAGACGATGGACTCTCCGTTAAGGCGCCGCCGCGCAAGGTACTATCTGCGTGGACCATCCCAGAAAATTGGCAGGTAGAATGCGAGTGCCTGGAGGCACCCAAGCTGCTGTTCCATAGCGGCTACTATCACCTGACCGTGGCAGAAGGCGGAACGTCAGGACCGCCTACGAGCCACATGGTGCTCTCGGCCCGCAGCCGCAACATTGACGGGCCCTGGGAGTGGTCGCCACACAACCCCATCGTTCACACTGGCAGCAGCGCAGAGACGTGGTGGTCGCAGGGGCACGGCCGCTTGGTGGACGACGCGGACGGTTCTTGGTGGATGACGTATCACTCCTACCGCAACGGCGCCCAGAACCTTGGCCGCCAGGTTCTGCTGCTGCCGATGGAATGGACTGAGGACGATTGGTACAAAGTGCGTGACGACGTCTCAGCCGGGAACCCCATTCCCAAGGCTCACCTGGAACCGGGACCCTCCGCGGACACGGCTGGCGCGTTCTCCGGCACAGCACTGGATCTGCAATGGCAGTTCTGGAAGGGTTACGACCTCAACCGGGTGCGCCTGGCGGACGGCTCGCTCACACTCGCCGCCCACGGCGACAGCATCCAGACCACATCGCCGCTCACGCGCGCCGCCACGCACCCAAGCTACACGGTTGAGGTTGACATCGAGATCACGCCGGGCTGCGAGGCAGGATTGATCCTCTTCTACGACAGCACTCACCTCTGCGGACTGCGCCTCACCTCGGACCCAAACACCCGATCGCCTGGCAAGACCTTCCTCGTGAACGGCGGACGAGCAACCCTGCGGATCGTCAAAACGGACCAGGTCGCAGACTTCTACTATCATCTTCAGGACGGACCCAACGCGGGCAAGTGGACGCACATCCGCGATTCACTGGACGTCACGACTTATCAGCAGAACGCGATTGGAGGCTTTCTTGATTTAAGGCCCGCTTTGTATGCCTGCGGCACTGGATCAGCGACCTTCCGGAACTGGAAATACCAGCCGAAGTAG